The following nucleotide sequence is from Pseudoalteromonas xiamenensis.
CGCAAGCGCACCAGTACCAAATGCAACTATCGCCGAAGGCTGAAACCGCATGATTGCTTCTTTGACTTTCTCACAATAGGTATCGTGACCACAAAGTCGATTGTAGGCGTCTATTGCATCGGATTCGGAATTAAAATGTAGAATTTCATTGAATGGTGAACACACTTCTAGTTTACATTGAAACTGCGACGAGAATGCGCTCAGCGCGGCTGTGTCACCATATTGATCTGAAACAAGTAGCATCATCTTTGGGTGCTCTTTTTTATTATTTTAATTAGTACCTAAAACTTAGCAGAATAAGTTTTTATTTCAAATTAATAACAATTTTTAAACATCGAATTCAGGTCACATCGAAATGAAAAGCGAAGTTCGGAAAATTTTCTTGTTATAGTCATCAAAAGATCATATTGCTACACAAAACTGTGTTCAAATTATGGAGATAAATATGAATCTACAAAAAGTTGAACCACACAACCATTACGTTATGCCGATACAATATATATCGGTGAACAAGTCACAAGTTATTGTTCGAGATCATTTTGGCATTAAAAACATCACTTTTTCCAGTACAAAAGATGCTCGCAACTATGCCAAATCGCTACAGCTCATGTTGGAATTCTAACCGTTTGTTTTAAATCTGCTAAACTGAGGAAATGCGTTCAAACTCCTCGGTATTATGCGGGTAATCTTACTACTTCTCCTCCTACTACTATCACGTTCTTCATTTGCACACAGTGTCGAGTGGATCATGCTCGATTTTCCACCGTACTATATTGTAGATGACAAACGTGAAGGCTTAGGTCGAGATGAAGCCGTGATCCAACTTTTGAATCAGGCTTTGAAGGACTACACCGTTAGCACAATTATGATGCCCGCAAGTAGAGCCATTTATGCGCTGAGAGATACTGATAAATTACGTTGTTTAATCTCGTTATACAAAACGCGTGACCGAGTTCCAATATTTAAATTTTTCTTCCGAGTACAGCACAGTTGGCTTACCAATTACCGTCGCATTAAAGCGAACCACATTGAACAAACTTAAACTGAAAGAAAGTAACTCTATTTCGTTAAAAATGCTCCTCAAAGATGACGCCTTGCATTTGGGTTTCACCGAAAACAGAGCTTTTGGATTAGAAATTGATAACGTACTAAAGTCAGCAGAACAATCTCAACTCGAAGCTCGTCCTGGTGGCGATGCCCTTAGAAGTCTGACAATGATGTTGTTAAAAGACCGTGTAGACCTCGTGCTTGGTTATGCAAGTGAGCATTTTTATGCCAAGCAGCTACAAGACCCTGATGATGAGCTAACCCAACTTTCACTTACAGAAACACCTGAACTCAGTTTTGGTTATGTTGGATGTTCGCGTCATGAAGATTCTGTCGAATATTTAAATAGAGTAGACGAAGTTTTGCGCAAGCTGCATTATGATCATCGGTTTCATGAAATTATGTTGCGCTGGCTTCCAGAAGGTTTGAAATCCAATCTGAACTATCATCTAGAAAAGTAACCTAAGCTATTTTTTGGCGTATTCCTTTACCCACTTAAGGTAAGGTTAGAGTAAAGCAACAAGCTTTCACTAGTCGCTTTACTCCTCTTTGCTACTTTGAATAGAAATAGCTTTTTTTAACCATCTGTATTTCAGCATTTTGCTGAGATTCAACGATAAATTCGATTGGATGCGCTTTACTCTTTATAAAACTAGCATCTGCTTTCAAAGTTACAGGTACGAGCACCATAGCGCCTGCATCAATATTAATTTGTTTTGGCGCGCTTACCTCAACGTCTTCCAATCCCCTTACAGAAACCGTATAGGACATCGGTTGTTGCGTCTTATTCACGATGCTAAGTGTATATGGATTTTCCGCATACCCCATGTAATCCATTCGATAAAGTGCGTTTCTATCTCGGATCACAGAAACTTCAATTGGCGTACGTAAACTTAACCACACGAACATGACTACCAAAGTCAACACCGTCAGACTGGCATAGCCAATAAGTTTTAAGTTACCACTGCGACTCTTGATACCTAACGCACTGTTTTCACTTGAGTAGGCAATTAGATCTCGCGCGTAGCCGAATTTATCCATCGTGTCGTTACACGCATCAATACATAAGCCACAGTTAATGCATTCATATTGCAATCCATTTCGAATGTCTATTCCCGCAGGACAAACCTCAACACATAAATTACAATCAACACAATCACCTAAACCCTGAGCTTTATGATCAGCTTTTCTTTTGCGCGGGCCACGATTTTCACCTCTTGCTACATCATAAGTCACAAGCTTCGTGTCTTTGTCGAACATCACTGACTGAAACCGTGCGTATGGACATGCCACCGTGCACATTTTTTCGCGTAAAAATCCCGCATTTCCATATGTGCAAAACATGAATAGCCCCACCCAAAAAGTGACAAGACCTGACCATTCAAAATGGAGCAATTCGCTATACAAAGTTCGCACCGGTATGAAATAGGACATGAAGGTAGTTGCTGTCAAAAACGATATTAACAACCACGCGACGTGTTTTATGGTTTTTTTAGTTACTTTCTTTGTATCCCAACCTGATTTATCGAGTTTAATCCGTTGGTTTCGATTTCCTTCTACTCGGTGTTCAACCCAAGTAAAAAGTAACATCCACACGGTTTGAGGACACACATAGCCACACCAAACTCGACCAAGCCAGTTTGTAATAAAGAACAAACCAAATGCGGATGCCATAAACACCCAAGCGAGAATCATCAGATCCTGTGGTAAAAATGTTGCGCCAAACACGCGGAAATGTTGTGAACTCACATCGAGTAAGAACGCTTGACTACCGTTGTAGTTTTTCCAGGGGATTAAAATAAAACTTGCCATAAGTATCCAACTTAAATAACGACGTATTTTTTGGAACTTACCCTTTTGCTCGCGTACATAAATTGCCGAATCTTGCTTGTAGGGCTTTATGATTAGGTTTTCTTCTTTAATATCAAATTTCATTGGCTTTACTTTTTCTACAAAGACTTACCTCCTAATGGCAAGTTTTAAGCCAAATCTAAATGTTATTTATGTTGTTATATTTCAAAAGGTTAATCAAAGAACAAGAAATATTGGATCGTGACATATCACGAATTCGCCATATTTCGCGATTTGACACCTAATTTCTTCATTTTTGAACGCAGCGTACTTTCTGGCATGTCTAATATTGTCGCGGCCCCCTTCGGTCCAGAGATCCTGCCATCACAATATTTAAGAACATTTATGATATGTTGTGCAATCGCTTCGTCTAACGTTTGATTGGTTACAACATGTTCAGAGAACGCTTCAAGCAAAGGCGTTGAAAGTTTTAAAATACCGCCATGATTTAAAATGGCTTCACGCTCAATAACATTCTGCAATTCCCGAATGTTTCCAGGCCAGCTGTATTGCATGAATTTCTTTAATGCTGACTTTGAAATCCCGCGAAGTTTAGTACCAAGTTTATGGTTAGTGAGCGCTAAAATTTCAGTAGCAAGTAAAGGGATGTCCTCTATTCTTTCTC
It contains:
- the ccoG gene encoding cytochrome c oxidase accessory protein CcoG produces the protein MKFDIKEENLIIKPYKQDSAIYVREQKGKFQKIRRYLSWILMASFILIPWKNYNGSQAFLLDVSSQHFRVFGATFLPQDLMILAWVFMASAFGLFFITNWLGRVWCGYVCPQTVWMLLFTWVEHRVEGNRNQRIKLDKSGWDTKKVTKKTIKHVAWLLISFLTATTFMSYFIPVRTLYSELLHFEWSGLVTFWVGLFMFCTYGNAGFLREKMCTVACPYARFQSVMFDKDTKLVTYDVARGENRGPRKRKADHKAQGLGDCVDCNLCVEVCPAGIDIRNGLQYECINCGLCIDACNDTMDKFGYARDLIAYSSENSALGIKSRSGNLKLIGYASLTVLTLVVMFVWLSLRTPIEVSVIRDRNALYRMDYMGYAENPYTLSIVNKTQQPMSYTVSVRGLEDVEVSAPKQINIDAGAMVLVPVTLKADASFIKSKAHPIEFIVESQQNAEIQMVKKSYFYSK